In Brienomyrus brachyistius isolate T26 chromosome 25, BBRACH_0.4, whole genome shotgun sequence, a single window of DNA contains:
- the LOC125720287 gene encoding uncharacterized protein LOC125720287, which yields MPYSPEESPSSSAIATVALNSPETSGSITELSNPTSAVTVVSTVVPPSAGTSSVLLASSPFSTKSLSSEASAPASIISTEAPVSPVGTQHQTTLPSNPISMVTEANSATSTSVTFSPEPLFPTSELPLSPSTPSTMPYSPEESPSSSAIATVALNSPETSGPITELSNPTSAVTVVSTVVPPSAGTSAVLLASSPFSTKSLSSKASAPASIISTEAPVSAVGTEFQTTLPNKPTSMVTEANSATATSVTFSPEPLFPTSELPLSPSTPSNMPYSPEESPSSSAIATVALNSPETSGPITELSNPTSAATVVSKVI from the coding sequence atgccatactcaccagaagaaagtccctcgtcatcagcaatagcaactgtagcattaaactcaccagaaacttcAGGGTCAATAACAGAATTGAGTAATCCAACATCTGCAGTCACAGTTGTTTCCACAGTAGTTCCACCTTCAGCAGGAACATCTTCAGTACTTCTGGCATCATCTCCATTCTCAACAAAAAGTCTGTCATCTGAAGCAAGCGCTCCTGCATCTATAATCTCAACTGAAGCACCAGTTTCACCAGTAGGAACTCAACATCAAACCACACTACCCAGCAATCCAATCTCGATGGTCACAGAAGCTAATTCAGCAACTTCCACCTCAGTGACATTCTCTCCTGAACCCCTGTTTCCAACTTCGGAACTGCCACTAAGTCCGTCAACACCATCCActatgccatactcaccagaagaaagtccgtcttcatcagcaatagcaactgtagcattaaactcaccagaaacttcAGGGCCAATAACAGAATTGAGTAATCCAACATCTGCTGTCACAGTTGTTTCCACAGTAGTTCCACCTTCAGCAGGAACATCTGCAGTCCTTCTGGCATCATCTCCATTCTCAACTAAAAGTCTGTCATCCAAAGCAAGTGCTCCTGCATCTATAATCTCAACTGAAGCACCAGTTTCAGCAGTAGGAACTGAATTTCAAACCACACTACCCAACAAACCAACCTCGATGGTCACAGAAGCTAATTCAGCAACTGCCACttcagtgacattctctccTGAACCCCTGTTTCCAACTTCGGAACTGCCACTAAGTCCGTCAACACCATCCAatatgccatactcaccagaagaaagtccctcgtcatcagcaatagcaactgtagcattaaactcaccagaaacttcAGGGCCAATAACAGAATTAAGTAATCCAACATCTGCAGCCACAGTTGTTTCCAAAGTAATT
- the LOC125720475 gene encoding pneumococcal serine-rich repeat protein-like codes for MPYSPEESPSSSAIATVALNSPETSGPITELSNPTSAVTVVSTVVPPSAGTSAVLLASSPFSTKSLSSKASAPASIISTEAPVSAVGTEFQTTLPNKPTSMVTEANSATATSVTFSPEPLFPTSELPLSPSTPSNMPYSPEESPSSSAIATVALNSPETSGPITELSNPTSAATVVSKVIPPSAGTSAVLLASSPFSTKSLSSEASAPASIISTEAPVSAVGTQYQTTLPSNPTWIDTEVTSRTASSVTFSPEPPFPTSELPLSPSTAPNMPYSPEESPSSSAIATVALNSPETSGSITELSNPTSAVTVVSTVVPPSAGTSSVLLASSPFSTKSLSSEASAPASIISTEAPVSPVGTQHQTTLPSNPISMVTEVNSATSTSVTFSPEPLFPTSELPLSPSTPSTMPYSPEESLSSSAIATVALNSPETSGPIIELSNPTSAVTVVSTVVPPSAGTSTVLLASSPFLTKSLSSEASAPASIISTEGPVSPVGTQHQTTLPSNPTRIDTEVTSRTASSVTFSPEPPFPTSELPLSPSTPSNMPYSPEESPSSSPIATVALNSPETSGPITELSNPTSAVTIVSTVVPPSAGTSSVLLASSPFSAKSLTFEASAAASIISTEAPVSAVGTEVQTTLPSNPTSMATGATSATATSVTFSPEPLFPTSELPLSPSTPSTMPYSPEESPSSSAIPTVALNSPETSGPITELSNPTSAVTVVSTVVPPSAGTSAVLLASSPFSTKSLSSEASAPASIISTEAPVSAVGTEFQTTLPNKPTSMVTEANSATATSVTFSPEPLFPTSELPLSPSTPSNMPYSPEESPSSSAIATVALNSPETSAPITELSNPTSAATVVSKVVPPSAGTSAVLLASSPFSTKSLSSEASAPASIISTEAPVSAVGTQYQTTLPSNPTWIDTEVTSRTASSVTFSPEPPFPTSELPLSPSTTPNMPYSPEESPSSSAIATVALNSPETSGSITELSNPTSAVTVVSTVVPPSAGTSTVLLASSPFSTKSLSSEASAPASIISTEGPVSPVGTQHQTTLPSNPTWIDTEVTSRTASSVTFSPEPPFPTSELPLSPSTPSNMPYSPEESPSSSAIATVALNSPETSGPITELSNPTSAVTIVSTVVPPSAGTSSVLLASSPFSAKSLTFEASAAASIISTEAPVSAVGTEVQTALPSNPTSMATGATSATATSVTFSPEPLFPTSELPLSPSTPSPMPYSPEESPSSSAIATVALNSPETSGPITELNNPTSAVTVVSTVVPPSAGTSAVLLASSPFSTKSLSSEASAPASIISTEAPVSAVGTEFQTTLPNKPTSMVTEANSATATSVTFSPEPLFPTSELPLSPSTPSNMPYSPEENPSSSAIATVALNSPETSGPITELSNPTSAATVVSKVVPPSAGTSAVLLASSPFSTKSLSSEASAPASIISTEAPVSAVGTQYQTTLPSNPTWIDTEETSRTASSVTFSPEPPFPASELPLSPSTPSNMPYSPEESPSSSAIATVALNSPETSGSITELSNPTSAVTVVSTVVPPSGGTSSVLLASSPFSTKSLSSEANAHASIISTEAPVSPVGTQHQTTIPSNPISMVTEANSATATSVTFSPEPLFSPSELPLSLSTPSNMPYSPEESASSSAIATVALNSPGISVPITELSNPTSAATVVSTVVPSSGGASAVLLASSPFSTKGLSSEASAPASIISTEAPVSPVGTQHQTTLPRNPTWIDTKVTSRTASSVTFSPEPPFPTSELPLSPSTPSNMPYSPEESPSSSAIATVALNSPETSGPITELSNPTSAATVVSTVVPSSGGTSAVLLASSPFSTKGLSSEASAPASIISTEAPVSPVGTQHQTTLPSNPISMVTEANSATATSVTFSPEPLFSPSELPLSPSTPSNMPYSPEESPSSSAIATVALNSPGISVPITELSNPTSAATVVSTVVPSSGGTSAVLLASSPFSTKGLSSEASAPASIISTEAPVSPVGTQHQTTLPSNPTWIDTKVTSRTASSVTFSPEPPFPTSELPLSPSTPSNMPYSPEESPSSSAIATVALNSPETSGPITELSNPTSAVTIVSTVVPPSAGTSSVLLASSPFSSKSLSSEASAPASIISAEAPVSAVGTEFQTTLPSKPTSMVTEANSATATSVTFSPEPLFSPSELPLSPSTPSTMPYSPEESPSSSAIATVALNSPGISVPITELSNPTSAATVVSTVVPPSAETSAVLLASTLFSAKSLSSEASAPASIISTEALVSAVGTQHQTTLPSNPTWIDTQATSKTASSVAFSPEPLFPTSELPLSPSTPSNTPYSPEESSSSSGIATVTLNSTEIFVPITELSNPTSTATVISTVASHSATIAPVLLASSPLLTTSLLSNVNSASLSVTSELSPLLKATVIPTRAIPDNPISIITGATTTIASVAMSRIILMTSALSSVSQAPKVSSVTSTISAKVPTATRIISSTSTNNPTNMISGLTTKTHSSMPFSPVSLSTTSEVPLTTSTVSTASYSAGASSASLKTIAEGSATTKVINYNPVSTMTRPRTIPQASGEKFPLPLTSTISTTSEISKQNTAAFLISSKEPTSTKRTVARTAMTRNPTRTITRAITSTVASAKILPLTPASTIFTITEAGRQIAASSMISAEPPKPRTTTTTTTTVSPIRSPLRTTMGSYFIVGSVVIQIKLIFKAPHCPSESQVLKAVKTFLVPRIVSRALSQQPQFQNVTYETLSSTSFAINLAYQISNVIMSEIFDLRTNTVQYIQDSINNLLHEILQKPVSNPFAFPAANYTNLRDMIEANVEYIITDKDFNGPSDFLLDIFKDSGLVSTAPPPVTITLPLTTPGANITHVGGGFPGWALAIIIPCGILLLLIPCWILLCCLLCGCCAAIKRRWRRRQSYNIQYRIHNNLL; via the exons atgccatactcaccagaagaaagtccgtcttcatcagcaatagcaactgtagcattaaactcaccagaaacttcAGGGCCAATAACAGAATTGAGTAATCCAACATCTGCTGTCACAGTTGTTTCCACAGTAGTTCCACCTTCAGCAGGAACATCTGCAGTCCTTCTGGCATCATCTCCATTCTCAACTAAAAGTCTGTCATCCAAAGCAAGTGCTCCTGCATCTATAATCTCAACTGAAGCACCAGTTTCAGCAGTAGGAACTGAATTTCAAACCACACTACCCAACAAACCAACCTCGATGGTCACAGAAGCTAATTCAGCAACTGCCACttcagtgacattctctccTGAACCCCTGTTTCCAACTTCGGAACTGCCACTAAGTCCGTCAACACCATCCAatatgccatactcaccagaagaaagtccctcgtcatcagcaatagcaactgtagcattaaactcaccagaaacttcAGGGCCAATAACAGAATTAAGTAATCCAACATCTGCAGCCACAGTTGTTTCCAAAGTAATTCCACCTTCAGCAGGAACATCTGCAGTTCTCCTGGCATCATCTCCATTCTCAACTAAAAGTCTGTCATCCGAAGCAAGTGCTCCTGCATCTATAATCTCAACTGAAGCACCAGTTTCAGCAGTAGGAACTCAATATCAAACCACACTACCCAGCAATCCAACCTGGATAGACACAGAAGTAACTTCAAGAACTGCCTCttcagtgacattctctccTGAACCCCCGTTCCCAACTTCAGAACTGCCCCTAAGTCCGTCAACAGCACCTAatatgccatactcaccagaagaaagtccctcgtcatcagcaatagcaactgtagcattaaactcaccagaaacttcAGGGTCAATAACAGAATTGAGTAATCCAACATCTGCAGTCACAGTTGTTTCCACAGTAGTTCCACCTTCAGCAGGAACATCTTCAGTACTTCTGGCATCATCTCCATTCTCAACAAAAAGTCTGTCATCTGAAGCAAGCGCTCCTGCATCTATAATCTCAACTGAAGCACCAGTTTCACCAGTAGGAACTCAACATCAAACCACACTACCCAGCAATCCAATCTCGATGGTCACAGAAGTTAATTCAGCAACTTCCACCTCAGTGACATTCTCTCCTGAACCCCTGTTTCCAACTTCGGAACTGCCACTAAGTCCGTCAACACCATCCActatgccatactcaccagaagaaagtctgtcttcatcagcaatagcaactgtagcattaaactcaccagaaacttcAGGGCCAATAATAGAATTGAGTAATCCAACATCTGCAGTGACAGTTGTTTCCACAGTAGTTCCACCTTCAGCAGGAACATCTACAGTTCTTCTGGCATCATCTCCATTCTTAACTAAAAGTCTTTCATCCGAAGCAAGTGCTCCTGCATCTATAATCTCAACTGAAGGACCAGTTTCACCAGTAGGAACTCAACATCAAACCACACTACCCAGCAATCCAACCAGGATAGACACAGAAGTAACTTCAAGAACTGCCTCttcagtgacattctctccTGAACCCCCGTTCCCAACTTCAGAACTGCCCCTAAGTCCGTCAACACCATCCAatatgccatactcaccagaagaaagtccgtcttcatcaccaatagcaactgtagcattaaactcaccagaaacttcAGGGCCAATAACAGAATTGAGTAATCCAACATCTGCAGTCACAATTGTTTCCACAGTAGTTCCACCTTCAGCAGGAACATCTTCAGTACTTCTGGCATCATCTCCATTCTCAGCTAAAAGTCTGACATTCGAAGCAAGTGCTGCTGCATCTATAATCTCAACTGAAGCACCAGTTTCAGCAGTAGGAACTGAAGTTCAAACCACACTACCCAGCAATCCAACCTCGATGGCTACAGGAGCTACTTCAGCAACTGCCACCTCAGTGACATTCTCTCCTGAACCTCTGTTTCCAACTTCGGAACTGCCACTAAGTCCGTCAACACCATCCActatgccatactcaccagaagaaagtccgtcttcatcagcaataccaactgtagcattaaactcaccagaaacttcAGGGCCAATAACAGAATTGAGTAATCCAACATCTGCTGTCACAGTTGTTTCCACAGTAGTTCCACCTTCAGCAGGAACATCTGCAGTCCTTCTGGCATCATCTCCATTCTCAACTAAAAGTCTGTCATCCGAAGCAAGTGCTCCTGCATCTATAATCTCAACTGAAGCACCAGTTTCAGCAGTAGGAACTGAATTTCAAACCACACTACCCAACAAACCAACCTCGATGGTCACAGAAGCTAATTCAGCAACTGCCACttcagtgacattctctccTGAACCCCTGTTTCCAACTTCGGAACTGCCACTAAGTCCGTCAACACCATCCAatatgccatactcaccagaagaaagtccctcgtcatcagcaatagcaactgtagcattaaactcaccagaaacttcAGCGCCAATAACAGAATTAAGTAATCCAACATCTGCAGCCACAGTTGTTTCCAAAGTAGTTCCACCTTCAGCAGGAACATCTGCAGTTCTCCTGGCATCATCTCCATTCTCAACTAAAAGTCTGTCATCCGAAGCAAGTGCTCCTGCATCTATAATCTCAACTGAAGCACCAGTTTCAGCAGTAGGAACTCAATATCAAACCACACTACCCAGCAATCCAACCTGGATAGACACAGAAGTAACTTCAAGAACTGCCTCttcagtgacattctctccTGAACCCCCGTTCCCAACTTCAGAACTGCCCCTAAGTCCATCAACAACACCTAatatgccatactcaccagaagaaagtccctcgtcatcagcaatagcaactgtagcattaaactcaccagaaacttcAGGGTCAATAACAGAATTGAGTAATCCAACATCTGCAGTCACAGTTGTTTCCACAGTAGTTCCACCTTCAGCAGGAACATCTACAGTTCTTCTGGCATCATCTCCATTCTCAACTAAAAGTCTTTCATCCGAAGCAAGTGCTCCTGCATCTATAATCTCAACTGAAGGACCAGTTTCACCAGTAGGAACTCAACATCAAACCACACTACCCAGCAATCCAACCTGGATAGACACAGAAGTAACTTCAAGAACTGCCTCttcagtgacattctctccTGAACCCCCGTTCCCAACTTCAGAACTGCCCCTAAGTCCGTCAACACCATCCAatatgccatactcaccagaagaaagtccgtcttcatcagcaatagcaactgtagcattaaactcaccagaaacttcAGGGCCAATAACAGAATTGAGTAATCCAACATCTGCAGTCACAATTGTTTCCACAGTAGTTCCACCTTCAGCAGGAACATCTTCAGTACTTCTGGCATCATCTCCATTCTCAGCTAAAAGTCTGACATTCGAAGCAAGTGCTGCTGCATCTATAATCTCAACTGAAGCACCAGTTTCAGCAGTAGGAACTGAAGTTCAAACCGCACTACCCAGCAATCCAACCTCGATGGCTACAGGAGCTACTTCAGCAACTGCCACCTCAGTGACATTCTCTCCTGAACCTCTGTTTCCAACTTCGGAACTGCCACTAAGTCCGTCAACACCATCCCctatgccatactcaccagaagaaagtccgtcttcatcagcaatagcaactgtagcattaaactcaccagaaacttcAGGGCCAATAACAGAATTGAATAATCCAACATCTGCTGTCACAGTTGTTTCCACAGTAGTTCCACCTTCAGCAGGAACATCTGCAGTCCTTCTGGCATCATCTCCATTCTCAACTAAAAGTCTGTCATCCGAAGCAAGTGCTCCTGCATCTATAATCTCAACTGAAGCACCAGTTTCAGCAGTAGGAACTGAATTTCAAACCACACTACCCAACAAACCAACCTCGATGGTCACAGAAGCTAATTCAGCAACTGCCACttcagtgacattctctccTGAACCCCTGTTTCCAACTTCGGAACTGCCACTAAGTCCGTCAACACCATCCAatatgccatactcaccagaagaAAATCCCTCGTCATCAGCAATAGCAACTGTAGcattaaactcaccagaaacttcAGGGCCAATAACAGAATTAAGTAATCCAACATCTGCAGCCACAGTTGTTTCCAAAGTAGTTCCACCTTCAGCAGGAACATCTGCAGTTCTCCTGGCATCATCTCCATTCTCAACTAAAAGTCTGTCATCCGAAGCAAGTGCTCCTGCATCTATAATCTCAACTGAAGCACCAGTTTCAGCAGTAGGAACTCAATATCAAACCACACTACCCAGCAATCCAACCTGGATAGACACAGAAGAAACTTCAAGAACTGCCTCttcagtgacattctctccTGAACCCCCGTTCCCAGCTTCAGAACTGCCCCTAAGTCCGTCAACACCATCCAatatgccatactcaccagaagaaagtccgtcttcatcagcaatagcaactgtagcattaaactcaccagaaacttcAGGGTCAATAACAGAATTGAGTAATCCAACATCTGCAGTCACAGTTGTTTCCACAGTAGTTCCACCTTCAGGAGGAACATCTTCAGTACTTCTGGCATCATCTCCATTCTCAACAAAAAGTCTGTCATCTGAAGCAAACGCTCATGCATCTATAATCTCAACTGAAGCACCAGTTTCACCAGTAGGAACTCAACATCAAACCACAATACCCAGCAATCCAATCTCGATGGTCACAGAAGCTAATTCAGCAACTGCCACttcagtgacattctctccGGAACCCCTGTTTTCACCTTCGGAACTGCCACTAAGTCTGTCAACACCATCCAatatgccatactcaccagaagaaagtgCGTCTTCATCAGCAATAGCAACTGTAGCATTAAACTCACCAGGAATTTCAGTGCCAATAACAGAATTGAGTAATCCAACATCTGCAGCCACAGTTGTTTCCACTGTAGTTCCATCTTCAGGCGGAGCATCTGCAGTTCTTCTGGCATCATCTCCATTCTCAACTAAAGGTCTGTCATCTGAAGCAAGCGCTCCTGCATCTATAATCTCAACTGAAGCACCAGTTTCACCAGTAGGAACTCAACATCAAACCACACTACCCAGAAATCCAACCTGGATAGACACAAAAGTAACTTCAAGAACTGCCTCttcagtgacattctctccTGAACCCCCGTTCCCAACTTCAGAACTGCCCCTAAGTCCGTCAACACCATCCAatatgccatactcaccagaagaaagtccgtcttcatcagcaatagcaactgtagcattaaactcaccagaaacttcAGGGCCAATAACAGAATTGAGTAATCCAACATCTGCAGCCACAGTTGTTTCCACAGTAGTTCCATCTTCAGGCGGAACATCTGCAGTTCTTCTGGCATCATCTCCATTCTCAACTAAAGGTCTGTCATCTGAAGCAAGCGCTCCTGCATCTATAATCTCAACTGAAGCACCAGTTTCACCAGTAGGAACTCAACATCAAACCACACTACCCAGCAATCCAATCTCGATGGTCACAGAAGCTAATTCAGCAACTGCCACttcagtgacattctctccGGAACCCCTGTTTTCACCTTCGGAACTGCCACTAAGTCCGTCAACACCATCCAatatgccatactcaccagaagaaagtccgTCTTCATCAGCAATAGCAACTGTAGCATTAAACTCACCAGGAATTTCAGTGCCAATAACAGAATTGAGTAATCCAACATCTGCAGCCACAGTTGTTTCCACAGTAGTTCCATCTTCAGGCGGAACATCTGCAGTTCTTCTGGCATCATCTCCATTCTCAACTAAAGGTCTGTCATCTGAAGCAAGCGCTCCTGCATCTATAATCTCAACTGAAGCACCAGTTTCACCAGTAGGAACTCAACATCAAACCACACTACCCAGCAATCCAACCTGGATAGACACAAAAGTAACTTCAAGAACTGCCTCttcagtgacattctctccTGAACCCCCGTTCCCAACTTCAGAACTGCCCCTAAGTCCGTCAACACCATCCAatatgccatactcaccagaagaaagtccgtcttcatcagcaatagcaactgtagcattaaactcaccagaaacttcAGGGCCAATAACAGAATTGAGTAATCCAACATCTGCAGTCACAATTGTTTCCACAGTAGTTCCACCTTCAGCAGGAACATCTTCAGTACTTCTGGCATCATCTCCATTCTCAAGTAAAAGTCTGTCATCCGAAGCAAGTGCTCCTGCATCTATAATCTCAGCTGAAGCACCAGTTTCAGCAGTAGGAACTGAATTTCAAACCACACTACCCAGCAAACCAACCTCGATGGTCACAGAAGCTAATTCAGCAACTGCCACttcagtgacattctctccGGAACCCCTGTTTTCACCTTCGGAACTGCCACTAAGTCCGTCAACACCATCCActatgccatactcaccagaagaaagtccgTCTTCATCAGCAATAGCAACTGTAGCATTAAACTCACCAGGAATTTCAGTGCCAATAACAGAATTGAGTAATCCAACATCTGCAGCCACAGTTGTTTCCACAGTAGTTCCACCTTCAGCAGAAACATCTGCAGTTCTTCTGGCATCAACTCTATTCTCTGCTAAAAGTCTGTCATCCGAAGCAAGTGCTCCTGCATCTATAATCTCAACTGAAGCACTAGTTTCAGCTGTTGGAACTCAACATCAAACCACACTACCCAGCAATCCAACCTGGATAGACACACAAGCAACTTCAAAAACTGCCTCTTCAGTAGCATTCTCTCCGGAACCCTTGTTCCCAACTTCAGAACTGCCTCTAAGTCCGTCAACACCATCTAATAcgccatactcaccagaagaaagttCCTCTTCATCAGGAATAGCAACTGTAACATTAAATTCAACAGAAATATTTGTGCCAATAACAGAATTGAGTAATCCAACATCTACAGCCACTGTAATTTCCACAGTCGCTTCACATTCAGCAACAATAGCTCCAGTACTTCTGGCATCGTCTCCATTGTTAACTACAAGTCTGTTATCCAATGTAAATTCTGCTTCATTGTCAGTCACATCTGAATTATCACCCTTATTAAAAGCAACAGTAATTCCAACAAGAGCAATCCCCGACAATCCAATTTCGATCATTACAGGAGCTACCACAACTATAGCTTCAGTAGCAATGTCCCGCATTATCCTGATGACATCTGCATTATCGAGTGTAAGTCAAGCACCAAAAGTAAGTTCTGTTACCTCTACTATCTCAGCAAAAGTACCAACGGCCACAAGAATCATTTCATCAACATCCACTAATAATCCAACAAATATGATATCAGGACTTACCACAAAAACTCACTCTTCAATGCCATTTTCCCCCGTATCCCTTTCAACAACCTCCGAAGTTCCACTAACTACATCTACAGTTTCCACTGCAAGCTACTCAGCAGGAGCAAGTTCTGCTTCATTGAAAACCATAGCAGAAGGATCCGCCACAACAAAAGTTATTAACTATAATCCAGTATCTACAATGACACGACCAAGAACAATACCTCAAGCTTCAGGAGAAAAATTCCCATTACCCCTGACATCAACAATATCGACTACAAGTGAAATATCCAAACAAAATACTGCAGCATTTCTGATCTCAAGTAAAGAGCCCACCTCAACAAAAAGAACAGTAGCTCGCACAGCAATGACCAGGAATCCAACAAGAACAATTACAAGAGCTATCACATCAACTGTAGCTTCAGCAAAAATATTGCCATTAACACCAGCATCTACAATATTCACTATTACTGAAGCAGGTAGACAAATTGCTGCTTCATCTATGATTTCAGCAGAACCaccaaaaccaaggacaacaacaacaacaacaacaacagtatcTCCAATAAGAAGTCCACTTAGAACGACAATGGGATCATATTTCAT tgtgggATCAGTAGTTATCCAGATCAAGCTCATTTTCAAAGCACCACATTGCCCCAGTGAAAGTCAGGTACTTAAAGCAGTCAAGACTTTCCTAGTTCCACGAATAGTTTCAAGAGCTTTGAGCCAGCAACCACAGTTTCAGAATGTCACTTATGAAA CATTGTCTAGCACATCCTTTGCCATCAACTTGGCTTATCAGATCAGCAATGTGATCATGTCAGAAATTTTTGATCTCCGGACTAACACAGTCCAATACATCCAGGACTCTATCAACAATCTG TTGCATGAAATACTGCAGAAACCAGTTTCTAATCCTTTTGCCTTTCCGGCGGCAAATTACAC GAATCTTCGTGACATGATAGAGGCTAACGTGGAATATATCATTACAGACAAAGATTTCAATGGACCAAGTGACTTTCTTCTTGACATCTTCAAAGACAGCG GTCTGGTCAGCACTGCTCCCCCCCCAGTCACTATCACTCTACCGCTCACCACTCCTGGGGCAAACATCACGCATGTGGGAGGTGGCTTCCCTGGCTGGGCTTTGGCTATTATCATCCCATGTGGAATCCTCCTCCTTCTCATCCCCTGCTGGATTCTCCTTTGT TGCCTGCTGTGTGGCTGCTGTGCAGCCATTAAGAGGCGTTGGCGCAGAAGGCAATCTTACAACATTCAGTACAGGATACACAACAACCTCTTGTAA